The Coffea arabica cultivar ET-39 chromosome 4e, Coffea Arabica ET-39 HiFi, whole genome shotgun sequence genome includes a window with the following:
- the LOC113740611 gene encoding single-stranded DNA-binding protein, mitochondrial-like — translation MDASTDNLSYFIIKLNPSPINTVTLLSLSPLQKKLRNERAVTLLSLGTGGIRNSRRPFDNEEPREFADRCAVQWHRVAVYPERLGALTVKHAVPGSVLYVEGNLETKIFNDPITGLVRRIREIAIRRNGRLVFLGQGSDNQKPSQGDLRSVGYY, via the exons ATGGACGCCTCTACTGATAATCTCTCTTATTTTATCATCAAACTCAACCCTTCCCCTATCAATACGGTAACTCTGCTGTCACTCTCTCCTCTTCAGAAGAAGTTAAGGAATGAGAGGGCAGTCACTCTGCTGTCGCTTGGGACAGGTGGGATTCGGAACAGTAGGAGGCCATTTGATAATGAGGAGCCTAGAGAATTTGCAGATAGGTGTGCAGTTCAATGGCACCGGGTTGCAGTTTACCCTGAGAGGTTAGGAGCGCTAACTGTGAAGCATGCTGTACCAGG ATCAGTCTTGTACGTGGAAGGAAATCTGGAGACTAAGATATTTAATGATCCGATAACTGGTCTAGTTCGACGTATACGAGAGATTGCAATACGCCGAAATG GTCGGCTGGTGTTTTTGGGACAAGGAAGTGATAACCAGAAACCATCACAAGGAGATCTGAGAAGTGTTGGCTATTATTAA
- the LOC113742829 gene encoding peptidyl-prolyl cis-trans isomerase CYP26-2, chloroplastic — protein MIYESYWRNTSRNRARIQPNQMWSSQKLMQYSPQLLQPPALPPSQTQTTSIKQCCKVSRRELAICTNSSLLLLLGSQTVEPLHHSRARAEEIEDTSKETEQLVESEENEVPRNTELVESEVAPRNTEQPVESEDDPQKTEQLAPEDDSKKTADPCGEQNPTQRAFLEVSIDGVPLGRIVIGLYSDSVPFGTARFSDLVSGAAGISYRRKEFVKITPNYVQHSGVRSYGVDAELARKAGSNLAADRLTDEWEKQYAACPGTKNLAKSIGIVVRDPSKPPPKLKLIARKGKLEIDQEKVGADPNGTEFVIAIKDSPELDASTLVIGRVLEGMDVVEKISQVKTVQENTSSPYFRVAKLIGDKRAVVAERGFNRPYSKVLITNCGLIK, from the exons ATGATTTATGAAAGTTATTGGAGAAACACCAGCAGAAACAGAGCTAGAATACAACCGAATCAAATGTGGTCAAGTCAGAAACTGATGCAGTACTCACCCCAGTTACTTCAACCCCCAGCACTACCTCCTTCGCAAACTCAAACCACAAGTATCAAGCAATGCTGTAAAGTCTCACGCAGAGAACTTGCAATTTGTACCAACTCATCTTTGCTATTACTCTTAGGCTCACAGACGGTGGAGCCATTGCACCATTCAAGAGCAAGAGCGGAGGAAATTGAGGATACAAGTAAAGAAACTGAACAACTTGTGGAAAGTGAGGAAAATGAAGTTCCTAGGAACACTGAACTTGTGGAAAGTGAGGTTGCTCCTCGAAACACCGAACAACCAGTCGAAAGTGAGGATGATCCTCAAAAAACTGAACAACTTGCCCCAGAAGACGATTCAAAGAAAACTGCAGATCCCTGTGGAGAACAAAATCCAACCCAGAGGGCATTTCTTGAAGTGTCAATTGATGGCGTGCCTCTTGGTAGAATTGTGATCGGGCTATACAGTGATAGTGTTCCATTTGGTACAGCCCGATTCAGTGATCTTGTCAGTGGTGCAGCGGGCATTAGTTatagaagaaaagaatttgTTAAGATCACGCCAAACTATGTCCAACATAGTGGAGTGAGATCATATGGTGTTGATGCTGAGCTTGCGAGGAAGGCTGGAAGCAATTTGGCTGCTGACAGACTCACAGATGAATGGGAGAAGCAGTATGCGGCTTGTCCAGGGACAAAGAATTTGGCCAAAAGCATTGGCATTGTAGTGAGGGATCCTTCAAAACCACCACCCAAGTTGAAATTGATTGCAcgcaaagggaagctagagatTGATCAAGAAAAGGTGGGAGCGGATCCTAATGGGACAGAATTTGTCATTGCTATTAAAGACTCGCCTGAACTAGATGCATCAACATTAGTGATTGGAAGAGTATTGGAAGGAATGGACGTTGTTGAGAAGATTAGCCAAGTGAAGACAGTACAGGAGAATACCAGTTCTCCCTATTTCAG GGTAGCAAAGTTGATAGGAGACAAAAGGGCTGTTGTAGCAGAGAGAGGCTTTAATCGACCATACTCAAAGGTGTTGATTACCAATTGTGGGTTGATAAAATGA
- the LOC113742828 gene encoding uncharacterized protein, whose amino-acid sequence MAAQKRIEAILERLFPESPTTATTKSKPNNSDNNHHNNNGSSASTTTSSADGVRWLKGKKWPNVSSALGILGPKSRLNPTEEMQVSSGSSGSIQAPSCRPWNRDDLFRRLSTFKSMTWFAKPQTISAVNCTRRGWINVDMDTLACESCGARLLFSTPSSWTQQQVEKAALVFSLKLDTGHKLLCPWVDNICDEKLAEFPPKPTAVLVDDYKKRCSALLQLSALPIISPSAIDYIRSPQLEQFFGGPSGAEKNKSADASRSLINNPPSASSASYYQAQKLISLFGWEFHSLPYIVDCKVGKEDSSNNVNLANQPHLASDKLNLSVIRSSAKGVLEAVNDSQASERVLYEPNSVVFECRLCGASIGLWAFSSVPQPIEFLRLVGYTEVDGQNDTPQSKNSAPGSSFSSNEGRNDFAASTSSNEKTCTLNLTIAGGPPPAKQNYRATISLPLIGRNLRARFSTNYMVCKDQEMALVEGNTSQQANDQVGEPVSNNEKQLENMEVVGGGLGSADMLVKNVGSAKTVDSVVEDCNRSQIGEFSSCNVKNNVGMVVETATCKNDNLPGDKESNNAVESGGQAGDSNVPHTSLGRNPEQESLHNSMEFDPIRQHKLFCPWIASIGNSAPGWKQTLSALQRHKEFSESFAENPPSSLIEVDDPIASIRKLFSSPPVKRTKHTHAS is encoded by the exons ATGGCGGCACAAAAGAGAATCGAAGCAATATTAGAGAGGCTGTTTCCGGAATCTCCGACCACCGCCACCACCAAATCCAAGCCTAATAATAGCGATAATAATCATCATAATAATAACGGCTCCTCTGCTTCCACCACCACCAG TAGTGCTGATGGAGTTCGGTGGTTGAAAGGCAAGAAATGGCCGAATGTATCCTCTGCATTGGGCATACTTGGTCCAAAATCGAGGTTAAATCCAACTGAGGAAATGCAGGTGTCATCCGGTTCAAGTGGTTCAATACAAGCTCCATCTTGCAGACCATGGAACCGTGATGATCTATTTAGGAGGTTGTCTACTTTCAAGTCCATGACTTGGTTTGCTAAACCACAG ACAATTAGTGCAGTGAATTGCACTAGGAGGGGTTGGATCAATGTGGATATGGATACCCTTGCCTGTGAATCATGTGGTGCACGTCTTCTTTTTTCTACTCCATCGTCTTGGACACAGCAACAAG TTGAGAAGGCAGCCTTGGTATTCAGTTTGAAGCTAGATACTGGGCACAAACTACTTTGCCCATGGGTGGACAATATCTGTGACGAAAAACTTGCAGAGTTTCCCCCAAAGCCAACTGCTGTTTTAGTTGATGACTATAAAAAAAGGTGTTCAGCTTTATTGCAGCTTTCAGCTCTCCCAATCATTTCACCTTCCGCCATTGATTACATAAGAAGCCCTCAGCTGGAGCAATTTTTTGGAGGACCTTCAGGTGCGGAGAAGAATAAATCTGCTGATGCTAGTAGAAGTCTCATAAATAACCCTCCTTCAGCATCTTCTGCTTCATACTATCAG GCACAAAAGCTAATCAGTCTTTTTGGCTGGGAATTTCATTCATTACCTTATATTGTTGATTGCAAGGTTGGAAAAGAAGATTCTAGCAACAATGTAAATTTGGCAAATCAACCTCATCTAGCCTCTGATAAGCTTAATCTGAGTGTCATCCGTTCCTCTGCTAAAGGGGTTTTGGAGGCTGTTAATGATTCTCAGGCTTCTGAGAGAGTTCTCTATGAACCCAATTCCGTTGTCTTTGAGTGCAGGCTTTGTGGTGCTAGTATTGGTTTGTGGGCTTTTTCTTCAGTTCCACAACCTATAGAGTTTCTGAGGTTGGTTGGATATACTGAAGTTGATGGTCAAAATGATACTCCCCAATCCAAGAATAGTGCTCCTGGGAGCTCCTTTTCCAGCAATGAGGGTCGTAATGATTTTGCGGCTTCTACATCTTCAAATGAGAAAACATGTACTTTGAATTTGACAATTGCTGGTGGTCCTCCACCTGCAAAGCAAAATTATAGAGCAACTATATCTTTGCCTCTGATTGGACGGAATTTGAGAGCTCGATTTTCCACCAACTATATGGTCTGTAAAGACCAAGAAATGGCATTGGTGGAAGGGAATACATCGCAACAGGCAAATGATCAAGTTGGTGAACCAGTTTCCAATAATGAAAAACAACTTGAAAACATGGAGGTTGTAGGAGGAGGTTTGGGTAGTGCTGACATGCTAGTAAAAAATGTGGGTAGTGCCAAGACAGTTGATTCTGTAGTCGAGGACTGTAACAGGTCACAAATTGGGGAATTTTCCAGCTGTAATGTCAAAAATAATGTTGGGATGGTCGTTGAGACTGCCACATGCAAAAATGACAACTTGCCAGGTGATAAGGAAAGTAACAATGCTGTGGAGTCTGGAGGGCAGGCTGGAGACAGCAATGTTCCTCACACTAGTTTGG GAAGGAATCcagaacaagaatcactgcacaACTCGATGGAGTTCGATCCGATCAGGCAGCACAAACTTTTTTGTCCGTGGATTGCATCCATTGGTAATTCTGCTCCTGGATGGAAACAAACTCTGTCTGCTTTACAACGCCATAAAGAATTCTCGGAGTCCTTTGCTGAAAATCCACCATCTTCCTTAATTGAG GTGGATGATCCAATTGCTTCAATCAGAAAGCTTTTCAGTTCCCCACCTGTAAAAAGAACGAAGCATACTCATGCGAGCTAG
- the LOC113741741 gene encoding cytochrome c-type biogenesis CcmH-like mitochondrial protein, giving the protein MESEEDAVKKERVVEARARNISHNVRCTECGSQSIEDSQADIAILLRKLIRDEIRSGKTDKDIYKKLEDDFGETVLYAPKFDMQTAALWLSPILAAAAAGGIWAYQRHRQKTNVHIMALNLVRGVPLTPKEKETMLDVLTPPPPEGITSSFWWRRWVGR; this is encoded by the exons ATGGAGAGCGAAGAGGATGCAGTGAAGAAAGAACGGGTAGTGGAAGCTCGAGCTAGAAACATTAGTCATAATGTGAGGTGTACGGAATGTGGGAGTCAGTCCATTGAAGATTCTCAAGCTGACATTGCCATTTTGCTCAGAAAG TTAATTCGGGATGAAATCCGGTCTGGTAAAACTGACAAAGACATCTACAAAAAGCTTGAGGATGATTTTGGTGAGACGGTGCTTTACGCACCAAAATTTGATATGCAGACTGCTGCTTTATGGTTGTCTCCG ATTTTAGCTGCGGCTGCTGCTGGAGGCATATGGGCTTATCAAAGGCATAGACAAAAAACAAATGTGCACATTATGGCTCTGAACCTAGTTAGAGGAGTTCCATTGACCCCAAAGGAGAAAGAAACTATGCTCGATGTTCTCACACCACCCCCTCCCGAAGGAATCACTTCTTCCTTTTGGTGGAGGAGGTGGGTTGGTCGATGA
- the LOC113740612 gene encoding early nodulin-like protein 6 has protein sequence MASFFQSFSTCFLLVSIFTSLHFLTGISVEFDVGGNTGWVIPPSKNDDLYNDWASKNRFKVNDTLIFTYKKDSVMEVTKEEYEKCRSLHPMFFSNNGNTIYALDRSGLFYFISGVSGHCERGLKMIIKVLDVESTPQSANQTANTSSPAKSAAATYFGTSMMMVILAVLGVIIVV, from the exons atggCTTCTTTCTTCCAAAGTTTCTCGACATGTTTCCTCCTAGTATCCATCTTCACTTCACTCCATTTCTTAACAGGGATTTCGGTTGAGTTCGACGTTGGTGGCAACACTGGCTGGGTAATTCCTCCTTCGAAGAACGATGATCTGTACAATGACTGGGCTTCCAAAAACAGATTTAAAGTCAATGACACCCTAA TTTTTACGTACAAGAAAGACTCTGTTATGGAAGTGACCAAGGAGGAGTATGAGAAATGCCGATCGCTGCATCCTATGTTCTTCTCCAACAATGGCAACACAATCTATGCATTGGACCGATCGGGTCTGTTCTATTTCATCAGTGGGGTTTCAGGACACTGCGAGAGAGGCCTCAAGATGATAATCAAGGTCTTGGATGTAGAAAGCACCCCTCAGTCTGCAAATCAGACGGCAAATACATCATCTCCTGCAAAAAGTGCTGCGGCTACGTATTTTGGAACTAGTATGATGATGGTTATTTTGGCAGTGTTAGGGGTGATTATTGTCGTTTAA
- the LOC113742779 gene encoding ATP-dependent RNA helicase HAS1 isoform X1: MATEKNPKLDSSKEGESIKKKRHRKRGKKSKQSPSLLPERPTEATEAEEQEEEATENDDKSEKITNKEKKKKLKRPREDNEDDNAGGGEEEGEKEEVEEIMKVVKNMGTGSGIMSTEAFSLLPISENTMKAIKEMNFEFMTQIQARAIPPLLEGEDVLGAARTGSGKTLAFLIPAVELLHQIQFTARNGTGVVVICPTRELAIQTHAVAKVLLKYHSQTLGLVIGGVARRGEAERIVKGVNLLVATPGRLLDHLQNTKGFIYKNLKCLMIDEADRILEANFEEEMRQIIKILPKTRQTALFSATQTKKVEDLARLSFQKTPVYIDVDDGRRRVTNEGLEQGFCVVESAKRFLLLYSFLKKNLTKKVMVFFSTRDSVKFHSALLRYIQIDCLDIYGKQKQEKRTSSFLEFCKAEKGILLCTDVGARGLDIPAVDWIVQYDPPDEPKEYIHRVGRTARGEGAKGNALLFLMPEELKFLTYLKAAKIPVKEYEFNNKKLANVQSRLVELVSNNYYLNKSAKEAYRSYLLAYNSHSMKDIFNVHQLDLQGVAASFCFSSPPKVNLNIDSNASKFRKKMRTRNGFSASNPYGRKSEGDVRQFVRY; encoded by the exons ATGGCTACTGAGAAAAACCCTAAGTTAGATTCTTCCAAAGAAGGCGAGTCAATTAAGAAGAAACGACATCGTAAGAGAGGCAAGAAATCGAAGCAGTCACCATCTTTACTCCCAGAACGACCTACTGAAGCTACTGAAGCtgaagaacaagaagaagaagctaCAGAGAATGATGATAAATCTGAGAAAATAACTAataaggagaagaagaagaagttgaagaggCCAAGAGAAGATAATGAGGACGACAATGCAGGAGGcggagaagaagaaggagaaaaagaagaagtggAGGAGATTATGAAAGTGGTGAAGAATATGGGGACGGGGTCGGGAATCATGAGCACGGAGGCGTTCTCGTTGTTGCCGATTTCAGAAAATACTATGAAAGCTATTAAAGAGATGAATTTCGAATTTATGACCCAG ATCCAAGCCAGAGCAATTCCACCACTTCTTGAGGGTGAAGATGTACTTGGAGCTGCAAGGACGGGTTCTGGTAAAACACTTGCTTTTCTGATACCAGCTGTGGAGTTGCTACATCAAATTCAGTTTACAGCTCGGAATGGTACTGGTGTTGTTGTCATTTGTCCAACAAGGGAGCTGGCCATACAG ACGCATGCTGTAGCAAAAGTTCTGCTTAAGTATCACTCGCAGACTCTTGGCTTAGTTATTGGTGGTGTGGCACGACGTGGAGAGGCTGAGCGTATTGTGAAAGGAGTAAATCTCTTAGTAGCTACACCTGGTCGTCTTCTTGACCATCTCCAAAATACCaaggggtttatttataaaaactTGAAG TGCCTCATGATTGATGAAGCTGATAGGATACTTGAAGCAAATTTTGAGGAAGAAATGAGGCAAATCATTAAAATTTTGCCTAAG ACGAGACAAACAGCTCTTTTTTCTGCCACCCAAACGAAAAAG GTTGAGGATCTTGCTCGCTTGTCATTTCAGAAAACTCCAGTCTACATCGATGTGGATGATGGACGAAGAAGG GTCACCAATGAGGGGCTGGAACAAGGGTTCTGTGTTGTCGAAAGTGCCAAGAGATTTTTACTACTGTACTCCTTTTTGAAGAAGAATCTGACGAAGAAAGTGATGGTTTTCTTCTCCACTCGTGATTCCGTTAAATTCCATTCTGCGCTTCTGAGATACATACAGATAGACTGTCTTGATATCTATGGAAAGCAAAAGCAGGAAAAACGAACATCTAGCTTTTTGGAATTTTGCAAAGCCGAAAAAGGCATCTTGTTATGTACAGATGTTGGTGCACGAGGTCTTGATATACCCGCTGTG GATTGGATCGTGCAGTATGACCCCCCTGATGAACCTAAG GAGTATATTCACCGGGTTGGTAGGACTGCACGTGGGGAAGGTGCAAAGGGGAATGCCCTACTTTTCCTGATGCCGGAAGAGCTAAAGTTTCTTACCTATCTGAAG GCTGCTAAGATACCTGTCAAAGAATATGAATTCAATAACAAGAAATTGGCAAATGTGCAGTCTCGCCTG GTAGAGCTGGTCTCTAATAACTATTATTTGAACAAGTCTGCTAAAGAGGCTTATAGATCCTATTTACTTGCCTACAACTCACATTCTATGAAAGATATTTTTAATGTTCACCAACTTGATCTTCAg GGTGTGGCTGCTTCATTTTGTTTCTCTTCTCCTCCAAAGGTAAATTTGAATATAGACAGTAATGCTTCCAAGTTTCGGAAGAAAATGCGTACCCGAAATGGGTTTAGTGCGAGCAACCCGTACGGGAGGAAGAGTGAAGGCGATGTACGACAGTTTGTCAGATATTAA
- the LOC113742779 gene encoding DEAD-box ATP-dependent RNA helicase 27 isoform X2, with amino-acid sequence MATEKNPKLDSSKEGESIKKKRHRKRGKKSKQSPSLLPERPTEATEAEEQEEEATENDDKSEKITNKEKKKKLKRPREDNEDDNAGGGEEEGEKEEVEEIMKVVKNMGTGSGIMSTEAFSLLPISENTMKAIKEMNFEFMTQIQARAIPPLLEGEDVLGAARTGSGKTLAFLIPAVELLHQIQFTARNGTGVVVICPTRELAIQCLMIDEADRILEANFEEEMRQIIKILPKTRQTALFSATQTKKVEDLARLSFQKTPVYIDVDDGRRRVTNEGLEQGFCVVESAKRFLLLYSFLKKNLTKKVMVFFSTRDSVKFHSALLRYIQIDCLDIYGKQKQEKRTSSFLEFCKAEKGILLCTDVGARGLDIPAVDWIVQYDPPDEPKEYIHRVGRTARGEGAKGNALLFLMPEELKFLTYLKAAKIPVKEYEFNNKKLANVQSRLVELVSNNYYLNKSAKEAYRSYLLAYNSHSMKDIFNVHQLDLQGVAASFCFSSPPKVNLNIDSNASKFRKKMRTRNGFSASNPYGRKSEGDVRQFVRY; translated from the exons ATGGCTACTGAGAAAAACCCTAAGTTAGATTCTTCCAAAGAAGGCGAGTCAATTAAGAAGAAACGACATCGTAAGAGAGGCAAGAAATCGAAGCAGTCACCATCTTTACTCCCAGAACGACCTACTGAAGCTACTGAAGCtgaagaacaagaagaagaagctaCAGAGAATGATGATAAATCTGAGAAAATAACTAataaggagaagaagaagaagttgaagaggCCAAGAGAAGATAATGAGGACGACAATGCAGGAGGcggagaagaagaaggagaaaaagaagaagtggAGGAGATTATGAAAGTGGTGAAGAATATGGGGACGGGGTCGGGAATCATGAGCACGGAGGCGTTCTCGTTGTTGCCGATTTCAGAAAATACTATGAAAGCTATTAAAGAGATGAATTTCGAATTTATGACCCAG ATCCAAGCCAGAGCAATTCCACCACTTCTTGAGGGTGAAGATGTACTTGGAGCTGCAAGGACGGGTTCTGGTAAAACACTTGCTTTTCTGATACCAGCTGTGGAGTTGCTACATCAAATTCAGTTTACAGCTCGGAATGGTACTGGTGTTGTTGTCATTTGTCCAACAAGGGAGCTGGCCATACAG TGCCTCATGATTGATGAAGCTGATAGGATACTTGAAGCAAATTTTGAGGAAGAAATGAGGCAAATCATTAAAATTTTGCCTAAG ACGAGACAAACAGCTCTTTTTTCTGCCACCCAAACGAAAAAG GTTGAGGATCTTGCTCGCTTGTCATTTCAGAAAACTCCAGTCTACATCGATGTGGATGATGGACGAAGAAGG GTCACCAATGAGGGGCTGGAACAAGGGTTCTGTGTTGTCGAAAGTGCCAAGAGATTTTTACTACTGTACTCCTTTTTGAAGAAGAATCTGACGAAGAAAGTGATGGTTTTCTTCTCCACTCGTGATTCCGTTAAATTCCATTCTGCGCTTCTGAGATACATACAGATAGACTGTCTTGATATCTATGGAAAGCAAAAGCAGGAAAAACGAACATCTAGCTTTTTGGAATTTTGCAAAGCCGAAAAAGGCATCTTGTTATGTACAGATGTTGGTGCACGAGGTCTTGATATACCCGCTGTG GATTGGATCGTGCAGTATGACCCCCCTGATGAACCTAAG GAGTATATTCACCGGGTTGGTAGGACTGCACGTGGGGAAGGTGCAAAGGGGAATGCCCTACTTTTCCTGATGCCGGAAGAGCTAAAGTTTCTTACCTATCTGAAG GCTGCTAAGATACCTGTCAAAGAATATGAATTCAATAACAAGAAATTGGCAAATGTGCAGTCTCGCCTG GTAGAGCTGGTCTCTAATAACTATTATTTGAACAAGTCTGCTAAAGAGGCTTATAGATCCTATTTACTTGCCTACAACTCACATTCTATGAAAGATATTTTTAATGTTCACCAACTTGATCTTCAg GGTGTGGCTGCTTCATTTTGTTTCTCTTCTCCTCCAAAGGTAAATTTGAATATAGACAGTAATGCTTCCAAGTTTCGGAAGAAAATGCGTACCCGAAATGGGTTTAGTGCGAGCAACCCGTACGGGAGGAAGAGTGAAGGCGATGTACGACAGTTTGTCAGATATTAA